In a single window of the Veillonella sp. genome:
- a CDS encoding amidohydrolase, with translation MSDLLITNVDVLTNEGVLKNHAIEIENGYITAILKDSEAIKVKDYAKEVLDGKGQLAAPGLVNTHTHIAMGLFRNYADDLELMEWLETAIWPTEAKLNDDYVRYGTQLGIAEMLRTGTTTFSDMYFFMNTTAEVVKETGIRSVLSRGLAGVSPTADQALVENADLFRTWNGFDNDRIKVLLGPHAPYTCPDAYMEKVISLSHELNCGIHMHLSETKGEVENVMKATGKTPIAHMHELGLFWNTTLAAHCVHVTDEDMAIMAENNVAVAHNPQSNLKLASGIAPVPEMIDKGITVGLGTDGSASNNNADMLEEVRLAATLHKGRLYDPKAIPAQAAWHMGTVEGAKALGYTDLGVLAKGYRADIVLYDVTGMHWMPRYNDLAALVYSANSSDVNTTIVGGKVLMKDKELLTIDEEKLRVEITMAQAYFSN, from the coding sequence ATGTCTGATTTATTGATTACTAATGTAGACGTCCTCACCAATGAGGGTGTTCTTAAAAATCATGCTATTGAAATTGAAAATGGCTATATTACAGCTATTTTAAAGGATAGTGAAGCTATTAAGGTTAAAGATTATGCTAAGGAAGTGCTCGATGGTAAAGGCCAATTGGCAGCGCCAGGTCTCGTAAATACCCATACTCATATTGCGATGGGTCTATTTAGAAACTATGCAGATGATCTTGAGCTTATGGAATGGCTTGAAACAGCAATTTGGCCGACAGAAGCAAAACTTAACGACGATTATGTTCGTTATGGCACTCAACTTGGCATTGCGGAAATGCTGCGCACTGGCACTACAACCTTTAGCGATATGTATTTCTTTATGAATACTACGGCTGAGGTAGTAAAAGAAACGGGCATTCGCTCTGTATTATCTCGTGGCTTAGCAGGTGTTTCTCCAACAGCAGATCAAGCATTAGTTGAGAATGCTGATTTATTCCGCACATGGAATGGCTTTGATAATGACCGCATCAAGGTATTACTTGGACCACATGCGCCATATACTTGTCCAGATGCTTATATGGAGAAGGTTATCTCCTTATCTCATGAATTAAATTGTGGCATTCACATGCACTTGTCCGAAACTAAAGGGGAAGTGGAGAATGTTATGAAAGCTACAGGTAAAACTCCAATCGCTCATATGCATGAATTAGGTTTATTCTGGAATACTACATTAGCTGCACACTGTGTTCATGTTACAGATGAAGATATGGCAATTATGGCTGAAAACAATGTAGCAGTAGCACATAATCCACAATCTAACCTAAAATTAGCAAGTGGTATTGCACCAGTTCCTGAAATGATCGATAAAGGTATTACTGTTGGGCTTGGTACGGATGGTTCCGCATCTAATAATAATGCGGACATGCTTGAAGAAGTACGCCTTGCGGCTACCTTACATAAAGGACGTCTCTACGATCCTAAAGCGATTCCTGCACAAGCAGCTTGGCATATGGGGACTGTAGAAGGAGCGAAAGCCCTTGGCTATACAGACCTTGGTGTTTTAGCGAAAGGCTATCGAGCAGATATCGTGCTATATGACGTAACTGGTATGCACTGGATGCCACGTTACAACGATTTAGCGGCACTCGTATACTCTGCAAACAGTTCTGATGTAAATACTACAATTGTAGGTGGCAAAGTTCTTATGAAAGATAAAGAATTGCTTACTATTGATGAAGAAAAACTTCGTGTAGAAATCACTATGGCTCAAGCGTATTTCAGTAACTAA
- the hslO gene encoding Hsp33 family molecular chaperone HslO: MDYIKRFTTREGVRMSLAVTTDTVETARVRHDLWPVATAALGRAMTGAILLAGDFKNHENVSLRIKGDGPLGVVHVDAFADNTVRGYVDEPHVDVPLKRAGKLDVGAAVGHNGEVQVTRFTQLAQDYTSTSPIQSGEVAEDLAYYLYASEQVPSTISLGVLVDPDYHTVVAGGFIVQALPDATDEALAQVEKNINELGPITEYLKANPDGKGLMERVLDGLTVNEVYNEPIHFQCRCGRDRFGAVLMTLREEDKEAILEDEVTELVCHYCNEKYHFTREELQDMFAPKGPIQ, from the coding sequence ATGGATTATATAAAACGTTTTACGACCCGCGAAGGGGTTCGTATGTCTTTAGCGGTAACAACAGATACTGTTGAAACGGCTCGTGTACGTCATGATTTATGGCCTGTAGCAACGGCTGCATTAGGTCGTGCTATGACAGGGGCTATTTTATTAGCTGGGGACTTTAAAAACCATGAAAATGTAAGTCTTCGCATCAAAGGTGATGGCCCTCTAGGCGTTGTTCACGTAGATGCTTTTGCAGATAATACAGTTCGTGGATATGTAGATGAGCCACATGTGGATGTGCCTTTGAAACGTGCTGGTAAACTTGATGTGGGTGCTGCAGTAGGTCATAATGGGGAAGTGCAAGTGACTCGCTTTACACAATTAGCACAAGATTATACCTCTACAAGTCCTATTCAAAGTGGTGAAGTAGCAGAAGATTTGGCTTACTATTTATATGCTTCTGAGCAAGTACCTTCTACTATTAGCTTAGGTGTATTAGTAGATCCAGATTATCATACTGTTGTGGCAGGCGGTTTTATCGTACAAGCTTTACCAGATGCAACAGATGAAGCATTAGCCCAAGTGGAAAAGAATATTAATGAATTAGGGCCAATTACAGAATATTTGAAAGCAAATCCAGATGGTAAAGGCCTTATGGAACGCGTTCTTGACGGCCTAACTGTTAATGAAGTATATAATGAACCAATTCACTTCCAATGTCGTTGTGGTCGCGATCGCTTTGGTGCCGTACTTATGACATTAAGAGAAGAAGATAAAGAGGCTATTCTAGAAGATGAAGTAACAGAGCTTGTTTGTCACTATTGTAATGAAAAATATCATTTCACACGTGAAGAGTTACAAGATATGTTTGCTCCTAAAGGTCCAATTCAATAA
- the mtnA gene encoding S-methyl-5-thioribose-1-phosphate isomerase, giving the protein MINIEWRKDTLVLLDQTKLPTEITYVHCTDWRQVAEAIKMLRVRGAPAIGVAASYGLILAAMEASRLEAPFSQQLTSLYEFSETLKETRPTAINLAWAIDRVISLVLGQVESMSSMSEVVDLITKEAIIIHEEDVSLNCRMAEAGATLFEGKKNIRILTHCNAGALATGGLGTALGVVRKLHENGQLERVYADETRPLLQGARLTAFELHEDGIPVTLETDNMAAYAMQHGLIDAVIVGADRITTKGDVANKIGTYGVAVLAKFHNIPFYVAAPYSTFDFTLENGTDIPIEMRDDYEVTSLHGVQTAPNGIDVLNPAFDVTPHELVTAIITEEGVLKPNYEESIDKLRQIVESK; this is encoded by the coding sequence ATGATTAATATTGAATGGCGTAAAGATACGCTGGTGCTATTAGATCAAACTAAATTACCTACTGAAATTACTTATGTTCACTGTACGGATTGGCGTCAAGTGGCTGAGGCTATTAAGATGCTTCGCGTTCGTGGGGCACCTGCTATTGGTGTAGCTGCTAGTTATGGTCTAATTTTAGCTGCTATGGAAGCAAGCCGTTTAGAGGCTCCATTTAGTCAACAACTTACAAGCTTATATGAATTTAGCGAGACTTTAAAAGAAACTCGACCTACTGCAATCAACTTGGCTTGGGCTATAGATCGGGTGATTTCTTTAGTATTAGGTCAAGTTGAAAGCATGTCCTCTATGAGTGAAGTAGTAGACCTTATTACTAAAGAGGCTATTATCATTCACGAAGAAGACGTATCTTTGAACTGTCGTATGGCCGAAGCAGGGGCTACGTTATTCGAAGGTAAGAAAAATATTCGTATCTTAACCCATTGTAATGCTGGTGCACTAGCTACGGGTGGTCTAGGTACTGCTCTTGGCGTTGTCCGTAAGCTTCATGAAAATGGTCAACTAGAACGGGTATATGCTGATGAAACACGTCCATTGTTACAAGGTGCTCGTCTTACTGCTTTTGAGCTTCATGAGGATGGTATCCCTGTAACATTAGAAACAGACAATATGGCTGCGTATGCTATGCAACATGGCCTTATTGATGCAGTTATCGTAGGTGCTGACCGCATCACTACTAAAGGTGATGTAGCAAATAAAATTGGTACTTATGGTGTGGCTGTGCTAGCTAAATTCCATAATATTCCATTCTATGTAGCCGCGCCATACAGCACATTTGATTTTACCCTTGAAAATGGTACTGATATTCCTATTGAGATGCGCGATGATTATGAAGTAACATCTCTACATGGTGTTCAAACTGCACCTAATGGTATTGATGTGCTTAATCCAGCCTTTGATGTGACACCACATGAATTGGTGACTGCCATCATTACTGAAGAAGGTGTATTAAAACCAAACTACGAAGAGTCTATTGATAAGCTACGTCAGATCGTAGAATCTAAATAA
- a CDS encoding DUF4241 domain-containing protein gives MEQSKLTSEWIQTFNRLGSEGKLKPTVPYHDLFNRKELKGFPLHTLPMWTVTFPTGHITCCDPLVTLPNKPDTYIRTVEPGTYLLETKIIEMEPNEYRYVASRVVFSGNEPVNYELALKGTEDLTDLDDGESYIGFPVDSGLATVVDAETIETYRKFYDQWHTNYPDKNIYDDYYSDLFQLNALAYPQFQRSKGDWINFTIPETELTVPMIQSGFGDGLYPAYWAFDKDGQICQLIMEYIDCSEAYQ, from the coding sequence ATGGAACAATCTAAATTGACAAGTGAATGGATTCAAACGTTTAATCGTTTAGGTTCTGAAGGTAAATTAAAACCTACCGTACCATATCATGATTTATTCAACCGTAAAGAGCTAAAAGGCTTTCCGTTGCATACATTGCCAATGTGGACTGTAACGTTCCCAACAGGTCATATTACATGCTGTGATCCTTTGGTAACATTACCTAATAAACCAGATACGTATATTAGAACAGTAGAACCAGGTACGTATTTGTTAGAAACAAAAATTATTGAAATGGAACCAAATGAGTATCGCTATGTGGCAAGCCGTGTTGTTTTTAGTGGCAATGAGCCTGTGAACTATGAATTGGCTTTAAAAGGTACGGAAGACTTAACAGATCTTGATGATGGTGAAAGCTACATCGGGTTCCCTGTAGATTCTGGACTTGCTACTGTAGTTGATGCAGAAACTATCGAAACTTATAGAAAGTTCTATGATCAATGGCATACAAACTATCCTGATAAAAATATCTATGATGATTACTACAGCGACTTATTCCAGTTAAATGCATTGGCATATCCACAATTCCAACGATCTAAAGGGGATTGGATCAACTTTACAATTCCTGAAACTGAATTAACAGTGCCTATGATTCAATCCGGCTTTGGTGATGGTTTATATCCTGCATACTGGGCATTTGATAAAGATGGACAAATCTGCCAACTTATTATGGAATACATAGATTGCAGCGAAGCATATCAATAA
- a CDS encoding class I SAM-dependent methyltransferase gives MNDIFEKNHPMKDDKEFITAYWSDRARDFGSLRAKELESPKLKLWRDELMSHIFDSDRSLRILDIGCGAGFFSIILSELGHTVHGIDITPNMIDEANQLAESLNSDATFSVMDAENLSFDSNTFDIVVARNVTWNLPHPDKAYAEWLRIIRPGGLILNYDAEYARNHHDLPPSVHHAHEHVSNDLKERCHTIYHMLEISSFTRPQWDKEVLTKLGASSVTIDSTVGPRIYNEKDEFYIPVPMFLVKVIK, from the coding sequence ATGAACGATATATTTGAAAAGAATCATCCTATGAAGGATGACAAAGAGTTTATTACCGCTTATTGGAGCGATCGAGCACGTGATTTTGGGTCATTGCGAGCTAAAGAATTAGAAAGCCCTAAACTTAAGCTTTGGCGTGATGAATTGATGAGCCATATCTTTGACTCTGATCGATCTCTACGCATTTTAGATATTGGCTGTGGCGCTGGATTTTTTAGTATTATTCTCTCTGAATTGGGCCATACAGTACATGGTATTGATATTACCCCAAATATGATTGATGAAGCTAATCAACTTGCCGAATCACTAAACTCCGATGCCACATTCTCCGTCATGGATGCTGAAAATCTTAGCTTTGATTCTAATACCTTTGATATTGTTGTAGCCCGCAATGTAACATGGAACTTACCACATCCAGATAAAGCCTATGCAGAATGGTTACGCATCATTCGTCCAGGTGGTTTAATCCTCAATTATGATGCGGAATATGCTCGCAATCACCATGACTTGCCACCATCTGTTCATCATGCCCATGAACATGTAAGCAATGATTTAAAAGAGCGGTGCCATACTATTTATCATATGCTTGAAATTTCATCCTTTACACGCCCTCAATGGGATAAAGAAGTGCTCACAAAATTAGGTGCTAGCTCCGTCACTATTGACTCCACAGTAGGACCTCGTATTTATAACGAAAAAGATGAATTTTATATCCCTGTACCAATGTTCTTGGTAAAAGTAATAAAATAG
- a CDS encoding adenosylhomocysteinase, which produces MQSLIKDINLAAEGRKKIDWVSNFMPTLNTLGDRFEAEQTFKGQTIVVSVHLEAKTAYLATVLKRGGADVIVTGSNPLSTQDDVAAGLVDMGLTVYAWYDCTEEEYFNFLNKALDHKPHIIIDDGGDLVNLLHTTRQDAKERLLGGSEETTTGVHRLYALENAKQLTFPMIAVNDSYCKYLFDNRYGTGQSVWDGIMRTTNLTVTGKNVVVAGYGWCGKGVAMRAKGLGAYVYVTEVDPIKAIEAVFDGFKVLPMIEAAKVGDIFCTVTGCKDVIVKEHYEVMKDKAILCNAGHFDCEVNVADLTDLAVSHERVRQNIEGYTMADGRKLYVLAEGRLVNLAAGDGHPAEIMDLSFAMQALAAEHILHNGKDMEPKVYVLPHELDAEIAKLKLNSMGYDLDSLTQDQIDYLTKVN; this is translated from the coding sequence ATGCAATCTTTAATTAAAGATATTAATTTAGCCGCAGAAGGCCGTAAGAAAATTGACTGGGTTTCCAACTTTATGCCTACATTAAATACATTGGGCGACCGCTTTGAAGCAGAACAAACTTTCAAAGGTCAAACAATTGTTGTAAGTGTTCACTTGGAAGCAAAAACAGCGTATTTAGCTACAGTTTTAAAACGCGGTGGTGCAGATGTTATCGTAACTGGTTCCAACCCATTATCTACACAAGATGATGTAGCTGCAGGTCTCGTTGATATGGGCCTTACTGTATATGCTTGGTATGATTGTACTGAAGAAGAATACTTCAATTTCCTTAATAAGGCACTTGATCACAAACCGCACATTATCATCGATGATGGTGGCGATTTGGTAAACTTGTTACACACAACTCGCCAAGATGCTAAGGAACGCCTTTTAGGTGGTAGTGAAGAAACAACTACAGGTGTACATCGTCTCTATGCTTTAGAGAATGCAAAACAATTGACATTCCCTATGATTGCAGTAAACGATTCTTACTGTAAATATCTCTTTGATAACCGTTATGGTACAGGTCAATCTGTTTGGGATGGTATTATGCGTACTACTAACTTAACCGTAACAGGTAAAAATGTAGTTGTTGCTGGTTATGGTTGGTGCGGTAAAGGCGTTGCTATGCGTGCAAAAGGCCTTGGTGCTTATGTATATGTAACAGAAGTAGACCCAATTAAAGCGATTGAAGCAGTATTTGATGGATTCAAAGTATTACCTATGATTGAAGCTGCTAAAGTAGGGGATATTTTCTGTACTGTAACAGGTTGTAAAGATGTAATCGTGAAAGAACATTACGAAGTAATGAAAGATAAAGCTATCTTATGTAATGCTGGTCACTTTGATTGTGAAGTTAATGTAGCTGATCTAACTGATCTTGCAGTAAGTCATGAACGCGTTCGTCAAAATATTGAAGGCTATACTATGGCAGATGGTCGCAAACTCTATGTATTGGCTGAAGGTCGCCTTGTAAACCTTGCTGCAGGCGATGGTCACCCTGCAGAAATCATGGATTTATCCTTCGCAATGCAAGCTCTTGCAGCAGAACATATTTTACATAATGGCAAAGATATGGAACCTAAGGTATATGTATTGCCTCATGAATTAGATGCGGAAATCGCTAAATTAAAATTAAATTCCATGGGTTACGATTTAGACTCCTTAACACAAGATCAAATCGATTACCTTACAAAAGTAAATTAA
- a CDS encoding haloacid dehalogenase-like hydrolase: MITYKSDSKDSSLGPREDSMPVLAMCYDFDKTLTPDDMQAQGFIQSVGYDEEQIKQFWQESNQLAKKNDMDNNLAYMYKMIQEAVGRFYVTKEKLMEYGNQVELYDGVRTWFERIREYGLEHGVRIEHYIISSGLKEMIEGTEMAKEGAFTKIYASAFMFDDKGVAVWPAQAINYTNKTQFLFRIQKGILDINDTGVNDYIKPEDQRVPFRNMIYIGDSDTDIPCMSLVNANGGHSIGVYDPIKKDKDKVYKMMRHHRIRYYAPADYTNGSQLDTLVKQIIRKTAAYEVLEGEYIHCKHEAEE, translated from the coding sequence ATGATAACATACAAAAGTGATTCTAAAGATTCATCCTTGGGACCTCGTGAAGACTCTATGCCAGTCCTTGCCATGTGCTACGATTTTGATAAGACCTTAACACCGGATGATATGCAGGCACAAGGCTTTATTCAATCTGTTGGCTATGATGAGGAGCAAATCAAGCAGTTCTGGCAAGAATCGAATCAATTGGCTAAGAAAAATGATATGGATAATAACTTAGCCTATATGTACAAGATGATCCAAGAGGCTGTAGGTCGCTTTTATGTAACTAAAGAAAAGCTCATGGAATATGGGAATCAAGTAGAGTTGTATGATGGTGTTCGCACTTGGTTTGAACGTATTAGAGAGTATGGATTAGAACATGGTGTTCGCATTGAACATTACATTATCTCTTCTGGATTGAAGGAGATGATAGAAGGCACAGAAATGGCGAAAGAGGGAGCTTTCACTAAAATATATGCCAGTGCATTTATGTTCGACGACAAGGGTGTAGCCGTATGGCCTGCGCAAGCAATTAACTATACGAATAAAACTCAGTTTTTGTTCCGTATTCAAAAGGGAATTCTAGATATTAATGATACAGGCGTTAACGATTATATTAAGCCTGAGGACCAACGTGTTCCATTCCGCAATATGATTTATATTGGGGATAGTGATACAGATATTCCTTGCATGAGCCTTGTTAACGCAAATGGAGGCCATTCTATAGGTGTGTATGATCCTATTAAAAAGGATAAAGATAAGGTGTATAAGATGATGCGTCATCACCGTATACGCTATTATGCACCTGCAGACTATACAAATGGTTCCCAGTTAGATACATTAGTTAAACAAATTATACGTAAAACAGCAGCATATGAAGTGTTAGAGGGCGAGTATATTCATTGTAAACACGAAGCAGAGGAGTAA
- the mtnP gene encoding S-methyl-5'-thioadenosine phosphorylase, with protein MSAIGVIGGTGVYDPSIFENIHEESLMTPYGEIDYVQGTYHGKTVIFVARHGKDHTIPPHKINYRANIWSLKKLGVTFIISTTAVGSLNENFKPGHFVLTDQFLDFTKNRITTFYEGGDRPVAHLDVTNPYCPELRDILQKVGTEQGLTIHNGGTYVCTEGPRFETPAEIKMFHMLGGDTVGMTNVPEVNLANEAEMAYATISMITNYAAGISESALTHSEVVEMMGDMAAQLKSLILGAIDIIDVDARYDAHNRMHEYGGFKL; from the coding sequence ATGAGTGCAATTGGCGTAATTGGTGGTACTGGTGTTTATGATCCGTCCATCTTTGAAAATATTCATGAAGAATCCTTAATGACACCATATGGTGAAATAGATTATGTACAAGGTACATACCACGGAAAAACAGTAATCTTTGTTGCTCGTCATGGCAAAGATCACACAATTCCTCCACATAAAATTAATTACCGTGCTAATATCTGGAGTTTGAAAAAATTAGGTGTTACATTTATTATTTCTACAACAGCTGTAGGCTCTTTAAATGAAAACTTCAAACCAGGTCATTTCGTTTTGACAGATCAGTTCTTAGATTTTACTAAAAACCGCATCACTACATTCTATGAAGGTGGTGACCGTCCAGTAGCACACTTGGATGTAACAAATCCGTATTGCCCAGAATTGCGTGATATTCTTCAAAAGGTTGGCACAGAACAAGGTCTTACAATTCATAACGGTGGTACTTATGTATGTACAGAAGGCCCTCGTTTTGAAACACCAGCGGAAATTAAAATGTTCCATATGCTCGGTGGGGATACAGTAGGCATGACAAATGTACCAGAAGTAAATCTCGCTAACGAAGCTGAAATGGCATATGCTACGATTTCTATGATTACCAACTATGCAGCAGGTATTTCTGAATCTGCTCTAACACATAGTGAAGTTGTAGAAATGATGGGGGATATGGCAGCTCAACTTAAATCACTTATTTTAGGTGCTATTGATATAATCGATGTAGATGCTCGTTATGATGCGCATAATCGCATGCATGAATATGGTGGATTTAAACTATAA
- a CDS encoding DUF1848 domain-containing protein, producing MILQTGQRTDIPAFYGQWLINRVHQGFVDVRNPYNPMQITRYPINHEVVDGIAFCTKNPLPFIPLLHEINDYRQFWHMTITPYGPDIEPYVPKADSVIDGFKQISTRLNPQSMVWRYDPIILTHIYTIDFHFESFYNMAKALEGYTDTVVVSFLDIFDKVAQNFPEGFRPSVDVQHNIIKELISIAHSCNMDLKTCGEGDAFKELGANTEGCLTLDCYERAWNVTLKAPKRAPARPECNCYLHGDIGAYDSCSHFCRYCYANTNQAAVRHNRLLHDPNSSLLIDQLSKTAIIKESMEKSWIIDTNYRQETLF from the coding sequence ATGATTTTACAGACGGGACAACGTACGGATATTCCTGCCTTTTATGGGCAATGGTTGATTAATCGTGTTCATCAAGGATTTGTAGATGTACGAAATCCCTATAACCCAATGCAGATAACACGGTATCCTATTAATCATGAAGTAGTAGATGGTATTGCGTTTTGTACAAAGAATCCTTTGCCATTTATTCCGCTCTTACATGAAATAAATGATTATAGACAGTTTTGGCACATGACTATAACCCCTTATGGTCCAGATATCGAGCCCTATGTACCAAAAGCAGATTCTGTAATAGACGGATTTAAACAAATATCAACAAGACTGAATCCTCAATCCATGGTGTGGCGTTATGATCCTATTATTTTAACCCATATCTACACAATAGATTTCCATTTTGAAAGCTTTTATAACATGGCTAAGGCGCTAGAAGGATATACGGATACGGTAGTTGTAAGTTTCTTAGATATATTTGATAAGGTGGCTCAGAACTTTCCTGAAGGTTTTAGACCAAGTGTTGATGTACAACATAACATTATTAAGGAGCTTATTTCTATTGCTCATTCTTGCAATATGGACCTTAAAACCTGTGGAGAAGGGGACGCATTTAAAGAATTAGGGGCTAATACGGAAGGTTGTTTAACCTTAGATTGTTATGAACGGGCTTGGAATGTTACGTTAAAAGCACCTAAACGGGCACCAGCGAGACCGGAATGTAATTGTTATTTACATGGTGATATAGGTGCCTATGATAGTTGTAGTCATTTCTGTCGCTATTGTTATGCTAATACAAATCAGGCGGCGGTCCGGCATAATCGTTTGTTACATGATCCAAATTCTAGTTTACTTATTGACCAGCTTTCAAAAACAGCAATTATTAAAGAAAGCATGGAAAAAAGCTGGATTATTGATACAAATTACAGGCAAGAAACTCTATTTTAG